One region of Candidatus Methylomirabilis tolerans genomic DNA includes:
- a CDS encoding efflux RND transporter periplasmic adaptor subunit, translated as MEQKRKIALVVALLALAGAALFVGWELVREKGGGEDLVANGTIEATEVEVSSKLPGRLAQLLVKEGDQVQANQVIARLDTSEIEAEVAQQQAALARAEAQLKEQLAGSRLQEIEEARANLQQAEDTLKLARDDWSRFDTLFKEGAISAQERDRAKNSVEIAQSQVKAAQERYALVRIGPRSEVIEAARHERDRAKAALHMAQFRLRDSTILAPLAAIALTKRAEQGEVVNPGFPILILIDPDDLWLRVYIPESEIGLVSIGQAAAVTVDSFPNRRFEGKVIEISSKAEFTPRTVQTKKERVNLVFGVKISLDNRERLLKPGMPADAEIKVRGDGIKRTSRRPSARWSPLNG; from the coding sequence GTGGAACAGAAGCGGAAGATAGCACTAGTGGTAGCGCTACTGGCACTGGCTGGTGCGGCGCTCTTCGTCGGCTGGGAGCTAGTCCGCGAAAAGGGGGGTGGCGAGGATTTGGTGGCCAACGGAACTATCGAGGCTACCGAGGTCGAGGTCAGCTCGAAACTGCCTGGTCGTCTCGCTCAACTCCTGGTGAAGGAAGGGGACCAGGTCCAGGCAAATCAAGTCATTGCTCGACTCGACACGTCAGAAATCGAGGCAGAGGTAGCGCAACAGCAGGCGGCACTGGCCAGAGCCGAGGCGCAGCTCAAGGAGCAGCTCGCCGGCTCGCGCCTCCAGGAAATCGAAGAGGCCCGCGCCAACCTGCAGCAGGCCGAGGATACCCTGAAGCTGGCGAGAGACGATTGGAGCCGATTTGATACCCTTTTCAAAGAAGGGGCCATCTCAGCGCAAGAGCGAGATCGCGCCAAGAACAGCGTCGAGATCGCGCAGAGCCAGGTCAAGGCAGCGCAAGAACGATATGCGCTGGTGAGGATCGGGCCTCGATCGGAGGTGATTGAGGCGGCCCGCCACGAACGCGATCGGGCGAAGGCGGCGCTTCACATGGCCCAGTTCCGACTTCGCGACAGCACCATCCTGGCGCCCCTCGCTGCCATTGCCCTCACTAAGCGGGCCGAACAAGGAGAGGTCGTCAATCCCGGCTTTCCCATCCTGATCCTCATTGATCCGGATGATCTGTGGCTTCGCGTCTACATCCCGGAGTCGGAGATTGGATTGGTGAGCATCGGCCAGGCCGCGGCGGTCACTGTCGATTCATTTCCGAATCGGCGCTTCGAAGGGAAGGTGATCGAGATCAGCTCGAAGGCCGAATTTACCCCCCGCACGGTCCAGACCAAGAAGGAGCGTGTGAACCTGGTCTTCGGGGTTAAGATTAGCCTGGACAACCGCGAGCGCCTGCTGAAGCCAGGGATGCCGGCCGATGCCGAGATCAAGGTAAGAGGCGACGGGATAAAGCGAACCAGCCGTCGACCGTCCGCCCGTTGGAGTCCCCTTAATGGCTGA
- a CDS encoding ABC transporter ATP-binding protein, with protein MAEFDFDHYAIITKGLTKRFGKIVAVDHVDLKIKRGEIYGFLGPNGAGKSTTIRMLCGLMDPTEGTGYVLGHEITAEPERIKEKIGYMSQRFSLYEDLTVRENLDFYASLYSVPNGIKKARIEQMIQMADLTGREDTLAAHLSGGWKQRLALGCSIIHKPELLFLDEPTAGVDPVSRRNFWDLIYRLSEEGITIVATTHYMDEAEHCDSLGFIYQGRIAAQGSREEIKANALKGQVIEIECQPMREATIFLETLPGVAEVVRFGNTIHVVTEDRSLSPTEVETRLIGEQLKVNRVEAATPSIEDIFVSFVGLVDRRSLRAQLKRMREGGI; from the coding sequence ATGGCTGAGTTCGACTTCGATCACTACGCCATCATTACCAAAGGTCTGACCAAGCGATTCGGCAAGATCGTCGCCGTAGACCATGTAGACCTGAAGATTAAGAGAGGTGAGATCTATGGATTCCTCGGTCCCAACGGGGCCGGGAAGTCCACCACCATCCGGATGCTCTGCGGCCTCATGGACCCGACGGAAGGGACAGGGTATGTGCTAGGCCACGAAATCACCGCGGAGCCGGAGCGAATTAAGGAGAAGATCGGCTACATGTCCCAACGGTTCAGCCTGTACGAAGACCTGACCGTCAGGGAAAACCTCGACTTCTACGCCAGCCTCTACTCGGTCCCGAATGGGATCAAGAAGGCCCGAATTGAGCAGATGATCCAGATGGCCGATCTGACCGGACGTGAGGACACGCTGGCAGCCCATCTGTCAGGCGGCTGGAAGCAACGACTGGCCCTAGGGTGCAGTATCATTCATAAGCCGGAGTTGCTCTTCCTGGATGAGCCGACCGCAGGGGTTGACCCGGTCTCCCGCCGCAACTTTTGGGACCTGATCTACCGACTCTCCGAGGAGGGGATCACCATCGTGGCCACCACCCACTACATGGATGAGGCGGAGCACTGCGACAGTCTGGGATTTATCTACCAGGGTCGGATTGCAGCCCAGGGCAGTCGTGAGGAGATCAAGGCGAATGCCCTCAAAGGCCAGGTCATCGAGATCGAATGCCAGCCGATGCGGGAGGCCACGATATTCCTTGAAACACTTCCCGGCGTGGCGGAGGTCGTCCGATTCGGGAACACGATCCACGTTGTCACGGAGGACAGGAGCCTGTCACCCACTGAGGTGGAGACCCGCCTGATCGGTGAGCAGCTCAAGGTCAACCGGGTTGAGGCGGCGACCCCGTCGATCGAGGATATCTTTGTCTCATTCGTCGGTCTGGTCGACCGGCGCTCCCTCCGGGCGCAACTCAAGCGAATGCGGGAGGGCGGGATATGA
- a CDS encoding ABC transporter permease — MRSRLLGMIRKEFIQMWRDRFTLGMMLFMPMMVLGIIGWAINTDVKHMPTAVLDQSRTPESRDLLHAFTNSQYFNLDYHVDSYERITYLIDGGSAKVGIILPPDYARSLRQQRVAQIQVIVDASDPLVATSAINAANAIGQVGSLKIASETLQRSAGRVTPPTPLDVRVRAWYNPDLVSAIFIIPGLLSFILMQTTITIVAMVVVRERERGTLEALIVSPLRRWELMIGKIVPNVVIAYAQMTFALVFGVWFFDIPIRGSLPLLYFLSLFFIMGTLGLGILLSTIARSQHQAMQLAYFIFVPSVYLSGVLFPIEGMPPLAKSIAYVIPLTYYVEIVRGIMLKGIGISYLWTHLLVLTAIGAILITTSILRFHKKLG, encoded by the coding sequence ATGAGGTCACGTCTGCTCGGTATGATCCGCAAGGAGTTTATCCAGATGTGGCGCGACCGCTTTACGCTGGGGATGATGCTGTTTATGCCGATGATGGTCCTCGGCATCATCGGCTGGGCCATCAATACCGACGTCAAGCATATGCCGACTGCTGTCCTCGATCAGTCCCGGACGCCTGAGAGTCGAGATCTCCTCCATGCGTTTACCAATTCTCAGTATTTCAACCTCGACTATCATGTGGACAGCTATGAACGGATCACATACCTCATCGACGGCGGCAGCGCAAAGGTTGGGATTATCCTGCCTCCTGACTATGCCCGCTCGCTGCGACAGCAGCGCGTGGCTCAGATCCAGGTAATTGTGGACGCCTCAGACCCGCTGGTGGCGACATCAGCCATCAACGCGGCCAACGCCATCGGTCAGGTCGGTTCGCTCAAGATCGCGTCAGAAACGCTCCAGCGGAGCGCCGGTCGGGTCACACCCCCGACTCCACTGGATGTCCGAGTCCGGGCCTGGTATAACCCGGACCTCGTGAGCGCCATCTTCATTATTCCGGGCCTGCTGAGCTTCATCCTGATGCAAACCACCATCACCATCGTTGCGATGGTCGTGGTACGGGAGCGTGAGCGCGGAACGCTTGAGGCGCTGATCGTCAGCCCGCTGCGCCGCTGGGAGTTGATGATCGGGAAGATTGTGCCGAATGTCGTCATCGCCTATGCGCAGATGACATTCGCCCTCGTGTTCGGCGTCTGGTTCTTTGATATCCCGATACGCGGCAGTTTGCCCCTTCTGTACTTTCTGTCTCTGTTCTTCATCATGGGGACCTTGGGTCTCGGCATCCTGTTATCCACTATCGCCAGGAGCCAGCATCAGGCCATGCAGCTCGCGTATTTCATCTTTGTTCCGTCGGTCTATCTCTCCGGCGTGCTCTTCCCGATCGAGGGAATGCCGCCCTTAGCCAAGAGTATTGCGTATGTGATTCCTCTCACCTATTACGTGGAGATTGTCCGGGGGATCATGCTGAAGGGGATCGGGATCTCCTATCTCTGGACTCACCTGCTGGTCCTCACCGCCATCGGGGCGATCCTGATCACGACAAGCATTCTCCGATTCCATAAGAAGCTCGGCTGA